One Streptomyces mobaraensis NBRC 13819 = DSM 40847 DNA segment encodes these proteins:
- a CDS encoding magnesium and cobalt transport protein CorA: MSMIRDLRAAVRPALRRGGTPYEYDATRDASSSTAVVDCAVYREGMRASAPCGPAEAMRRVRAEGGFAWIGLHEPTEQEFAGIAREFNLHPLAVEDAVHAHQRPKLERYDDTLFTVFKTIHYVEHAELTATSEVVETGEVMCFTGEDFIITVRHGGQGSLRALRHRLEQDPPLLAKGPSAVLHAIADQVVDGYIAVADAVQDDIDEVEIDVFSAPSKGSSRGGDAGRIYQLKREVLEFKRAVTPLMRPMQLLSERPMRLVDPDIQKYFRDVADHLARVHEQVVAFDDLLNSILQANLAQASVAQNEDMRKITSWAAIFAVPTMIAGIYGMNFTHMPELKWKYGYPMVMIVTVAICVSIHRGFKRNGWL; this comes from the coding sequence ATGTCGATGATCCGTGACCTGCGCGCCGCCGTCCGCCCCGCCCTGCGCCGCGGCGGGACCCCGTACGAGTACGACGCCACCCGCGACGCGTCCAGCAGCACCGCCGTGGTGGACTGCGCCGTCTACCGCGAGGGGATGCGGGCCAGCGCCCCCTGCGGCCCCGCCGAGGCCATGCGGCGCGTCCGCGCCGAGGGCGGTTTCGCCTGGATCGGCCTGCACGAGCCGACGGAGCAGGAGTTCGCGGGCATCGCGCGCGAGTTCAACCTGCACCCGCTCGCGGTGGAGGACGCCGTCCACGCCCACCAGCGGCCCAAGCTGGAGCGGTACGACGACACCCTGTTCACCGTCTTCAAGACGATCCACTACGTCGAGCACGCCGAACTCACCGCGACCAGCGAGGTGGTGGAGACCGGTGAGGTGATGTGCTTCACCGGCGAGGACTTCATCATCACCGTCCGGCACGGCGGCCAGGGCTCGTTGCGCGCCCTGCGGCACCGGCTGGAGCAGGACCCGCCGCTGCTGGCCAAGGGCCCCTCGGCGGTGCTGCACGCCATCGCCGACCAGGTCGTGGACGGCTACATAGCGGTCGCGGACGCGGTGCAGGACGACATCGACGAGGTCGAGATCGACGTCTTCTCCGCCCCCAGCAAGGGCTCCTCGCGAGGCGGTGACGCGGGCCGGATCTACCAGCTGAAGCGGGAGGTACTGGAGTTCAAGCGGGCGGTGACCCCGCTGATGCGGCCGATGCAGCTGCTGAGCGAGCGGCCGATGCGGCTGGTCGACCCGGACATCCAGAAGTACTTCCGGGACGTCGCCGACCACCTCGCCCGGGTGCACGAGCAGGTGGTGGCCTTCGACGACCTGCTCAACTCGATCCTCCAGGCCAACCTCGCGCAGGCGTCCGTCGCGCAGAACGAGGACATGCGCAAGATCACGTCCTGGGCGGCGATCTTCGCGGTGCCGACGATGATCGCGGGTATCTACGGCATGAACTTCACCCACATGCCGGAGCTGAAGTGGAAGTACGGCTACCCCATGGTCATGATCGTCACCGTCGCGATCTGTGTGTCGATCCACCGCGGCTTCAAGCGGAACGGCTGGCTCTAG
- a CDS encoding suppressor of fused domain protein codes for MSDVLARVEAGLRSAFGEPDARAAVTFLGADRIEVLRFPVPAADGADAVRYATLGMSAQPMADPTSPLADPVRGPRAELLLTVRPGRADTDKVLRPLAVLAASPQVEGLVVAPGASLDTGGPLWPGAPFTAVLVGEPGGLVADLALDEPMDPVRFLPLLPMTPNEAAWKRVHGAGALQERWLRHGTDLRDPLRKGVPLD; via the coding sequence ATGTCAGACGTTCTCGCCCGGGTCGAGGCCGGACTCCGCTCCGCCTTCGGGGAACCGGACGCCCGCGCCGCGGTGACCTTCCTCGGCGCCGACCGCATCGAGGTCCTCCGCTTCCCGGTCCCGGCCGCCGACGGCGCCGACGCCGTCCGGTACGCCACCCTCGGCATGTCCGCCCAGCCCATGGCCGACCCGACGTCCCCGCTCGCCGATCCGGTGCGCGGGCCGCGCGCCGAGCTGCTCCTCACCGTCCGCCCCGGCCGCGCCGACACCGACAAGGTGCTCCGCCCGCTCGCCGTCCTCGCCGCCTCCCCGCAGGTGGAGGGCCTGGTCGTGGCCCCGGGCGCGTCCCTGGACACCGGCGGGCCGCTGTGGCCGGGCGCCCCCTTCACCGCCGTCCTCGTCGGCGAGCCCGGCGGACTGGTCGCGGACCTGGCGCTCGACGAGCCGATGGACCCCGTCCGCTTCCTCCCGCTGCTGCCCATGACGCCCAACGAGGCCGCCTGGAAGCGCGTCCACGGCGCGGGGGCCCTCCAGGAGCGCTGGCTGCGGCACGGTACGGACCTGCGGGACCCGCTGCGCAAGGGCGTTCCGCTCGACTGA
- a CDS encoding DUF6758 family protein — MRGEPSCPKCGGRVRAPGLFADSWQCAVHGSVHPLQPVVPPSVEALAVVVGRARVPVWMPWPLPVGWLFTGVVCAGDDRSGGRATAVACSGPGPLGGPGELLLVAEELGVGLGARYAGIDGPDPGTRLSVDGPPAAKVLAAGRPTPLWHVSGVPGDRAVFAGEACGLWLWAIVWPERSGLLMYDELVLTDLRDAGAEVDLLPCGALSPWIVSP, encoded by the coding sequence ATGAGGGGCGAACCCAGTTGCCCGAAGTGCGGTGGCCGGGTGCGTGCGCCCGGTCTCTTCGCCGACTCCTGGCAATGCGCAGTGCACGGCAGTGTGCACCCTCTGCAACCCGTGGTCCCGCCGAGCGTCGAGGCGCTGGCCGTCGTCGTCGGCCGGGCTCGGGTCCCCGTCTGGATGCCCTGGCCGCTGCCGGTCGGCTGGCTGTTCACCGGCGTCGTCTGCGCCGGTGACGACCGCAGCGGCGGCCGGGCCACCGCCGTCGCCTGCTCGGGGCCCGGCCCGCTCGGCGGCCCCGGCGAGCTGCTGCTGGTCGCCGAGGAACTGGGTGTCGGGCTGGGCGCCCGGTACGCCGGCATCGACGGCCCCGACCCCGGCACCCGGCTGAGCGTCGACGGGCCCCCGGCCGCCAAGGTCCTCGCGGCGGGCCGCCCCACCCCCCTGTGGCACGTCTCCGGCGTCCCCGGCGACCGGGCCGTCTTCGCCGGCGAGGCGTGCGGGCTCTGGCTGTGGGCCATCGTCTGGCCCGAGCGGTCGGGGCTGCTGATGTACGACGAACTGGTCCTCACCGACCTGCGGGACGCCGGCGCGGAGGTGGACCTGCTGCCCTGCGGGGCGCTCTCCCCTTGGATCGTCTCGCCCTGA
- a CDS encoding PHP domain-containing protein — MRIDLHTHSTASDGTDTPAELVRNAVAAGLDVVALTDHDGVGGHAEAIAALPPGLTLVTGAELSCRLGGADGVGVHMLAYLFDPAEPEFAAARELVRDGREPRARAMVARLRELGVPITWERVAELAQGAVGRPHVATAMVELGVIDTVSDAFTPEWIGNGGRAYADKHEFDPFDAVRLVKAAGGVTVLAHPMAVKRGVCVPEDAIAELAAAGLDGIEVDHMDHDAPTRARLRGLAADLSLLPTGSSDYHGRNKTCELGEFTTDPEIYGEITRRATGAFPVPGAGG, encoded by the coding sequence GTGCGCATCGACCTGCACACCCACTCGACGGCCTCCGACGGTACGGACACCCCCGCCGAGCTGGTGCGCAACGCCGTCGCGGCGGGTCTGGACGTCGTCGCGCTGACCGACCACGACGGCGTCGGCGGGCACGCGGAGGCCATCGCGGCGCTCCCGCCGGGCCTCACCCTCGTCACCGGCGCGGAGCTCTCCTGCCGCCTCGGCGGCGCCGACGGCGTCGGGGTGCACATGCTGGCGTACCTCTTCGACCCGGCGGAGCCGGAGTTCGCCGCCGCGCGCGAGCTGGTCCGCGACGGGCGCGAGCCCCGCGCCCGCGCCATGGTGGCCCGGCTGCGCGAACTCGGCGTGCCGATCACCTGGGAGCGGGTCGCCGAACTGGCCCAGGGCGCCGTCGGACGGCCGCACGTGGCGACGGCCATGGTCGAGCTCGGGGTGATCGACACCGTCTCGGACGCGTTCACGCCCGAGTGGATCGGCAACGGCGGGCGCGCCTACGCGGACAAGCACGAGTTCGACCCGTTCGACGCGGTCCGCCTGGTCAAGGCCGCCGGCGGGGTCACCGTCCTCGCCCACCCGATGGCCGTCAAGCGGGGCGTCTGCGTCCCCGAGGACGCGATAGCCGAGCTGGCCGCGGCCGGACTCGACGGCATCGAGGTCGACCACATGGACCACGACGCCCCCACCCGCGCCCGGCTGCGCGGCCTCGCCGCCGACCTCTCCCTGCTGCCCACGGGTTCCAGCGACTACCACGGCCGCAACAAGACCTGTGAACTCGGCGAGTTCACCACCGATCCCGAGATCTACGGCGAGATCACGCGCCGCGCGACGGGCGCGTTCCCCGTCCCGGGCGCGGGCGGCTGA
- a CDS encoding MarC family protein, protein MFDFAVFGSLFLTLFVIMDPPGITPIFLALSSGRPAKVQRRMAWQAAAVAFGVITVFGLCGQQILDYLHITTPALMIAGGLLLLLIALDLLTGKSEEPTQTKDVNVALVPLGMPLLAGPGAIVSVILAVQHADSFAAQVSVWTAIAAMHVVLWLVMRYSLLIIKVIKDGGVVLVTRLAGMMLSALAVQQIINGVSQVIHNW, encoded by the coding sequence GTGTTCGACTTCGCTGTCTTCGGCTCGCTCTTCCTCACCCTGTTCGTGATCATGGATCCGCCCGGGATCACGCCGATCTTCCTCGCCCTGTCCTCGGGCCGGCCCGCCAAGGTCCAGCGCCGGATGGCCTGGCAGGCGGCGGCGGTGGCCTTCGGCGTCATCACCGTCTTCGGCCTCTGCGGCCAGCAGATCCTGGACTACCTGCACATCACCACCCCGGCCCTGATGATCGCGGGCGGTCTGCTCCTGCTGCTCATCGCGCTCGACCTGCTCACCGGGAAGTCGGAGGAGCCCACGCAGACCAAGGACGTCAACGTCGCGCTGGTGCCGCTGGGCATGCCGCTGCTGGCCGGGCCCGGTGCGATCGTCTCGGTGATCCTCGCCGTGCAGCACGCCGACTCGTTCGCCGCCCAGGTCTCGGTGTGGACCGCCATCGCCGCCATGCACGTGGTGCTGTGGCTGGTGATGCGCTACTCGCTGCTGATCATCAAGGTGATCAAGGACGGCGGTGTGGTGCTCGTCACCCGGCTCGCGGGCATGATGCTCTCCGCGCTCGCCGTGCAGCAGATCATCAACGGCGTCTCCCAGGTGATCCACAACTGGTGA
- a CDS encoding NYN domain-containing protein — protein sequence MTEERPEAPGLTEVVAGIERTNELLTRVLAEVATTPATHAVFVDAGYAYAAAGRLVVGSEDRRAIELDAEGLIEAFIDKARTIFPDSRLLRVYWYDGARRRIHTTEQQAIAELPDVKVRLGNLNAHNQQKGVDSLIRTDLETLARHRAISDAVLVGGDEDLVSAVEAAQGYGARVHLWGIEAPGGRNQADPLLWEVDSRRTFDRDFCEPYVTRRTAPEPPVEAPAHRGTVPDRDEVRFVGARVASEWLGARGPDALAELLPGHPYLPGAVDQELLVAAEALLGLSLRGHADLRRALRDGFWDHLQMRF from the coding sequence ATGACCGAAGAACGCCCCGAAGCGCCCGGCCTGACCGAGGTCGTCGCCGGTATCGAGCGCACCAACGAACTGCTCACCCGCGTCCTCGCCGAGGTCGCCACCACCCCCGCCACCCACGCCGTCTTCGTCGACGCCGGCTACGCCTACGCCGCCGCCGGCCGCCTCGTCGTCGGCAGCGAGGACCGGCGCGCCATCGAGCTCGACGCCGAGGGCCTGATCGAGGCGTTCATCGACAAGGCGCGGACGATCTTCCCGGACAGCCGGCTGCTGCGCGTCTACTGGTACGACGGCGCCCGCCGCCGCATCCACACCACCGAGCAGCAGGCCATCGCCGAGCTCCCCGACGTCAAGGTCCGGCTCGGCAACCTCAACGCCCACAACCAGCAGAAGGGCGTCGACTCCCTGATCCGCACCGACCTGGAGACCCTGGCCCGGCACCGCGCGATCAGCGACGCCGTGCTCGTCGGCGGCGACGAGGACCTGGTCTCCGCCGTCGAGGCCGCGCAGGGATACGGCGCCCGCGTCCACCTCTGGGGCATCGAGGCCCCGGGCGGACGCAACCAGGCGGACCCGCTGCTCTGGGAGGTCGACAGCCGGCGCACCTTCGACCGGGACTTCTGCGAGCCCTATGTGACCCGGCGGACCGCCCCCGAGCCGCCCGTCGAGGCCCCGGCGCACCGGGGGACGGTCCCGGACCGCGACGAGGTGCGGTTCGTCGGCGCCCGGGTTGCCTCCGAGTGGCTCGGCGCGCGGGGGCCGGACGCCCTGGCCGAGCTCCTCCCCGGCCACCCCTACCTTCCCGGCGCCGTCGACCAGGAGCTGCTGGTGGCCGCGGAGGCGCTGCTCGGCCTGTCCCTCCGCGGCCACGCGGACCTGCGCCGGGCGCTGCGCGACGGCTTCTGGGACCACCTCCAGATGAGGTTCTGA
- a CDS encoding VOC family protein, whose translation MSASERAGPGTPCWVSLLTGDLGAAQRFYGAVLGWTFRQGSLGEDFCVALSGGRPVAGLGNVARRMGVAVHWSSYFAVDDADTAAARVRERGGTVAVGPLAFGGGRAVLAADPDGAVFGFWEGRVLRDWSIGSGAAPAWLELRTRDCFDAALFYGGVFQWDSQETDVRYEDDVVMIRVAGQTVACLRGGAVEAAPDPKVRPRWHVYFRVDNVEKAVAAAQAAGGSVVAEPGVSRVGPEATLCDPEGGIFTVTEAARGC comes from the coding sequence ATGTCGGCTTCCGAGCGCGCGGGGCCGGGGACGCCCTGCTGGGTGAGCCTGTTGACCGGCGACCTCGGCGCGGCGCAGCGGTTCTACGGCGCGGTGCTCGGCTGGACCTTCCGGCAGGGTTCGCTGGGCGAGGACTTCTGCGTGGCGCTCTCCGGCGGCCGGCCGGTCGCCGGGCTGGGCAACGTCGCCCGCCGGATGGGCGTCGCCGTCCACTGGAGCAGCTACTTCGCCGTGGACGACGCGGACACGGCCGCCGCGCGGGTCCGCGAGCGCGGCGGCACCGTCGCCGTCGGCCCGCTCGCCTTCGGCGGCGGCCGGGCCGTGCTGGCCGCCGACCCGGACGGCGCCGTCTTCGGCTTCTGGGAAGGGCGGGTCCTGCGCGACTGGAGCATCGGCAGCGGCGCCGCCCCCGCCTGGCTGGAGCTGCGCACCCGCGACTGTTTCGACGCCGCCCTCTTCTACGGCGGCGTCTTCCAGTGGGACAGCCAGGAGACGGACGTGCGCTACGAGGACGACGTGGTGATGATCCGGGTGGCCGGCCAGACGGTGGCCTGCCTGCGCGGCGGCGCCGTCGAGGCGGCCCCCGACCCGAAGGTCCGGCCGCGCTGGCACGTCTACTTCCGGGTGGACAACGTGGAGAAGGCCGTCGCCGCCGCCCAGGCGGCCGGCGGCTCGGTCGTCGCGGAGCCGGGCGTCTCCCGGGTCGGGCCCGAGGCGACCCTCTGCGACCCGGAGGGCGGCATCTTCACGGTCACCGAGGCGGCTCGGGGCTGCTGA
- a CDS encoding alpha/beta fold hydrolase, translated as MSRPPFLTLPPGARAYRLATARGEFAVHDARPAGTHRGTVLLVPGFTGSKEDFIALLEPLAEGGLRAVAVDGRGQFESPGPDDASAYGREELALDVLAQAAALGDGPVHLLGHSLGGLIVRAAALRDPRPFRSLTLMSSGRGPVSAGQQERTRLLIHALEGLGMSMEEVWREMRRLDAEQGGDPEESILPTEHGAFLHRRWLATHPVQLTTTARQLMEEPDRVAELARLPLPLCVVSGAEDYAWPVPELDAMAEELSARRVRIAGAGHSPNAEEPGATAARLLEFWSSLSPTSASATAPSAVSSPEPPR; from the coding sequence ATGAGCAGGCCACCGTTCCTCACCTTGCCCCCCGGTGCCCGCGCGTACCGGCTCGCCACCGCGCGCGGGGAGTTCGCCGTCCACGACGCCCGGCCGGCGGGCACGCACCGCGGAACGGTGCTGCTGGTGCCGGGGTTCACGGGGAGCAAGGAGGACTTCATCGCGCTGCTGGAGCCCCTCGCCGAGGGCGGGTTGCGGGCCGTCGCGGTGGACGGGCGGGGGCAGTTCGAGTCTCCCGGGCCCGACGACGCGTCGGCCTACGGGCGGGAGGAGCTGGCGCTCGACGTGCTGGCGCAGGCCGCCGCGCTCGGCGACGGCCCGGTGCATCTGCTCGGCCACTCCCTCGGCGGGCTGATCGTCCGGGCGGCCGCGCTCCGCGACCCGCGCCCGTTCCGTTCGCTCACGCTGATGAGCAGCGGCCGGGGGCCGGTCTCCGCCGGGCAGCAGGAGCGCACCCGGCTGCTGATCCACGCTCTCGAGGGGCTGGGGATGAGCATGGAGGAGGTGTGGCGGGAGATGCGGCGGCTCGACGCCGAGCAGGGCGGCGATCCGGAGGAGAGCATCCTGCCGACGGAGCACGGCGCTTTCCTGCACCGCCGCTGGCTGGCCACCCACCCCGTCCAACTGACCACGACCGCACGGCAGTTGATGGAGGAGCCGGACCGGGTCGCGGAGCTGGCCCGGCTGCCGCTCCCGCTGTGCGTGGTCTCCGGCGCGGAGGACTACGCCTGGCCGGTGCCGGAGCTGGACGCCATGGCGGAGGAGCTGTCCGCGCGGCGTGTGCGGATCGCGGGCGCGGGGCACTCGCCGAACGCGGAGGAGCCGGGGGCCACGGCCGCCCGGCTCCTGGAGTTCTGGTCCTCCCTCTCGCCCACTTCCGCGTCGGCGACCGCCCCATCAGCGGTCAGCAGCCCCGAGCCGCCTCGGTGA
- a CDS encoding SDR family oxidoreductase produces the protein MQNTVNNAVVPGEFDGQAVLVTGGGRGIGRAVVLRLAAGGADVALTYLSDERAAADVVADVKALGRRALALRADAADATAVRGAVDAVVSEFGRLDVLVNNAGVGALGPIGELTEEDVDRVLSVNVRGVYLATQAAVRHLGAGGRVIMIGSCMTQHVPFPGGTLYATSKAALIGLTKSLARELGPAGVTVNIVHPGPVDTDMNPADGPFAEAQAGATALGRYARPEEVAATVAHLAAPSAGYVTGASVAVDGGLAA, from the coding sequence ATGCAGAACACAGTGAACAACGCAGTCGTTCCCGGCGAGTTCGACGGCCAGGCCGTCCTCGTCACCGGCGGCGGCAGGGGCATCGGCCGCGCCGTCGTCCTCCGGCTGGCGGCGGGCGGCGCGGACGTCGCCTTGACCTACCTGTCCGACGAGCGGGCCGCGGCCGACGTCGTCGCCGACGTGAAGGCACTCGGCCGACGCGCCCTCGCCCTCCGCGCCGACGCGGCGGACGCCACGGCGGTACGCGGCGCGGTGGACGCGGTCGTCTCGGAGTTCGGACGGCTCGACGTCCTCGTCAACAACGCGGGCGTGGGCGCTCTCGGCCCGATCGGCGAGCTGACCGAGGAGGACGTCGACCGGGTCCTGTCCGTGAACGTCCGCGGGGTCTACCTGGCCACCCAGGCGGCCGTCCGGCACCTCGGCGCGGGTGGGCGCGTCATCATGATCGGAAGCTGTATGACACAGCACGTGCCGTTCCCCGGCGGCACGCTCTACGCCACCAGCAAGGCGGCTCTCATCGGGCTCACCAAGTCCCTGGCCAGGGAGCTCGGCCCTGCCGGGGTCACCGTCAACATCGTCCACCCCGGTCCTGTCGACACCGACATGAATCCGGCGGACGGGCCGTTCGCCGAGGCGCAGGCGGGGGCGACGGCTCTTGGCAGGTACGCGCGGCCGGAGGAGGTCGCGGCGACGGTCGCCCACCTGGCGGCGCCTTCGGCCGGGTACGTGACGGGGGCGTCGGTGGCGGTGGACGGGGGGCTGGCGGCGTAG
- a CDS encoding DEAD/DEAH box helicase, producing the protein MTLPVALSGSDVIGQAKTGTGKTLGFGLPLLERVVVPADVEAGRAKPEQLTDAPQALVVVPTRELCQQVTNDLLTAGKVRNVRVQAIYGGRAYEPQVEALKAGCDVVVGTPGRLLDLAGQKKLSLAHVKALVLDEADEMLDLGFLPDVERIITMLPAKRQTMLFSATMPGAVISLARRYMSQPTHIRATSPDDDGRQTHANIAQHVFRAHNMDKPEMVARILQAEGRDRAMIFCRTKRTAADISEQLTRRGFAAGAVHGDLGQGAREQALRAFRNGKVDVLVCTDVAARGIDVDNVTHVVNYQTPEDEKTYLHRVGRTGRAGKSGTAVTLVDWDDVPRWKLINKALELPFDEPEETYSTSAHLYEALGIPAGTKGILPRSQRTLAGLEAEEIEDLGETGGRGAGRGRGSKDARGDRDGRDGRGSRGDRGDRGEREAADERAERTRTPRQRRRTRSGAAVEAAATATAPTFVAPEAAEAAEAAVPESPVSVTAPATTAPETPARPRRRRRTRGAAPAAASAAQAAPAAAPAAATAPVAPVENRQAAAETPAATKTAPAAPAVETASVAKASTATVSKASVATAPAPEPEAPARPRRRTRSAAPRQEGTSLPSQAVSAGAGRTARPRYAAPATAVPEGEFETVETALLRVQAAARAAAEAKAKAKAAVSAAPVEVPAATAPARQERAAEQAPAAGTEAAPAKRARRIVTRTVTSLGADAAPAAEPVAEPVAEAPAAPAAPAKRTRRVATRSVTTLGAEAAPAVEQTTAPAAPTVDDAPAAPAKRTRRVAKRAVTTLGADAPEAPAAEAAEVAEAAAPVKRARRTVKRAEAAPAVETAEAAEAPEAAEAPEAAAPVKRTRRTVKRAEAAVETAEAAETAEAAAPVKRTRVAKKTAAVPAEDEAAAAPVKRTRKRAVKAVDTAAAEPEQTAAAEEPAKPKRTRTAKKAAAAPVVEGEAGAEAKPKRARATKKAAAAPVAEAETEAEAKPKRTRTARKAVAAPAAEGEAEVKPKRTRTTKKAAAVAVSEAEVVG; encoded by the coding sequence ATGACGCTCCCGGTCGCCCTCTCCGGCTCCGACGTCATCGGCCAGGCCAAGACCGGCACGGGCAAGACCCTCGGTTTCGGCCTCCCCCTGCTGGAGCGCGTCGTCGTCCCCGCCGACGTCGAGGCGGGCCGGGCCAAGCCCGAGCAGCTGACCGACGCCCCGCAGGCCCTCGTCGTCGTCCCCACCCGTGAGCTCTGCCAGCAGGTCACCAACGACCTGCTCACCGCCGGCAAGGTGCGCAATGTGCGCGTCCAGGCGATCTACGGCGGCCGGGCGTACGAGCCGCAGGTCGAGGCGCTCAAGGCCGGCTGCGACGTCGTCGTCGGCACCCCCGGGCGGCTCCTCGACCTCGCCGGCCAGAAGAAGCTGAGCCTGGCGCACGTCAAGGCGCTGGTGCTGGACGAGGCCGACGAGATGCTCGACCTGGGCTTCCTGCCCGACGTCGAGCGCATCATCACCATGCTGCCGGCCAAGCGGCAGACCATGCTCTTCTCGGCGACCATGCCGGGCGCGGTCATCTCGCTGGCCCGCCGCTACATGTCGCAGCCCACGCACATCCGCGCCACCTCGCCGGACGACGACGGCCGCCAGACGCACGCCAACATCGCGCAGCACGTCTTCCGCGCCCACAACATGGACAAGCCGGAGATGGTCGCCCGCATCCTCCAGGCGGAGGGCCGCGACCGCGCGATGATCTTCTGCCGGACGAAGCGGACCGCCGCCGACATCTCCGAGCAGCTCACCCGCCGCGGCTTCGCCGCCGGCGCGGTCCACGGCGACCTCGGCCAGGGCGCCCGCGAGCAGGCGCTGCGCGCGTTCCGCAACGGCAAGGTCGACGTGCTGGTCTGCACCGACGTCGCCGCGCGCGGCATCGACGTCGACAACGTCACGCACGTCGTCAACTACCAGACGCCCGAGGACGAGAAGACCTACCTGCACCGCGTCGGCCGCACCGGCCGCGCGGGCAAGTCCGGTACGGCCGTGACGCTGGTCGACTGGGACGACGTCCCGCGCTGGAAGCTCATCAACAAGGCGCTCGAGCTGCCCTTCGACGAGCCGGAGGAGACGTACTCCACCTCCGCGCACCTCTACGAGGCGCTGGGCATCCCCGCCGGCACCAAGGGCATCCTGCCGCGTTCGCAGCGGACCCTGGCCGGTCTGGAGGCCGAGGAGATCGAGGACCTCGGCGAGACGGGCGGCCGCGGGGCGGGCCGGGGCCGCGGCTCCAAGGACGCCCGGGGCGACCGCGACGGCCGGGACGGCCGTGGCTCCCGCGGTGACCGTGGTGACCGTGGCGAGCGGGAGGCCGCCGACGAGCGCGCCGAGCGCACCCGTACGCCGCGCCAGCGCCGCCGGACACGCTCGGGCGCGGCGGTGGAGGCCGCGGCGACGGCCACCGCGCCGACTTTCGTCGCCCCGGAGGCCGCAGAGGCCGCAGAGGCGGCCGTGCCGGAGAGCCCCGTTTCCGTGACGGCTCCGGCCACGACGGCTCCCGAGACGCCCGCGCGTCCGCGCCGCCGTCGCCGTACGCGCGGCGCGGCCCCGGCGGCGGCGTCGGCGGCCCAGGCCGCTCCGGCCGCCGCTCCGGCCGCCGCAACGGCCCCGGTGGCTCCCGTGGAGAACCGGCAGGCCGCGGCGGAGACTCCGGCGGCCACCAAGACGGCTCCGGCGGCTCCCGCGGTCGAGACGGCTTCTGTGGCCAAGGCGTCCACCGCGACGGTTTCCAAGGCATCCGTGGCCACGGCTCCGGCCCCCGAGCCGGAGGCCCCGGCCCGGCCGCGCCGCCGTACCCGGTCCGCCGCGCCCCGGCAGGAGGGCACGTCGCTGCCGTCGCAGGCCGTGTCCGCGGGGGCCGGCCGTACCGCGCGTCCGCGTTACGCGGCACCGGCCACGGCCGTGCCGGAAGGCGAGTTCGAGACCGTCGAGACCGCCCTGCTGCGCGTCCAGGCGGCCGCTCGGGCCGCCGCCGAGGCGAAGGCCAAGGCCAAGGCCGCGGTTTCCGCCGCGCCGGTCGAGGTGCCGGCGGCCACGGCTCCGGCGCGCCAGGAGCGTGCCGCGGAGCAGGCCCCGGCCGCCGGCACGGAGGCCGCTCCCGCGAAGCGGGCCCGGCGGATCGTCACCCGCACGGTCACCTCCCTCGGCGCGGACGCCGCCCCGGCGGCGGAGCCGGTCGCCGAGCCGGTCGCCGAGGCACCGGCCGCGCCGGCCGCCCCGGCGAAGCGCACTCGACGCGTCGCCACGCGGTCCGTCACCACGCTCGGCGCGGAGGCCGCCCCGGCGGTGGAGCAGACCACCGCTCCGGCGGCACCGACCGTCGATGACGCGCCGGCCGCGCCGGCGAAGCGCACTCGACGGGTCGCCAAGCGGGCCGTCACCACCCTGGGCGCGGACGCGCCGGAGGCACCGGCCGCCGAGGCGGCCGAGGTCGCCGAAGCCGCCGCGCCGGTGAAGCGGGCCCGTCGGACCGTCAAGCGCGCGGAGGCGGCTCCGGCCGTCGAGACCGCTGAGGCCGCGGAGGCCCCTGAGGCCGCGGAGGCCCCTGAGGCCGCCGCGCCCGTGAAGCGCACGCGCCGGACCGTCAAGCGCGCCGAAGCGGCCGTCGAGACCGCTGAGGCCGCGGAGACCGCTGAGGCCGCCGCGCCCGTGAAGCGCACGCGCGTCGCCAAGAAGACCGCCGCCGTACCGGCGGAGGACGAGGCGGCGGCCGCACCCGTCAAGCGGACGCGCAAGCGTGCGGTGAAGGCCGTCGACACCGCGGCCGCCGAGCCGGAGCAGACCGCCGCGGCGGAGGAGCCGGCCAAGCCGAAGCGGACGCGGACGGCGAAGAAGGCCGCTGCCGCGCCGGTCGTCGAAGGCGAGGCCGGAGCGGAGGCCAAGCCGAAGCGGGCTCGCGCCACCAAGAAGGCTGCCGCGGCGCCGGTCGCGGAGGCCGAGACCGAGGCCGAGGCCAAGCCGAAGCGGACGCGGACGGCCAGGAAGGCTGTCGCCGCTCCCGCGGCGGAGGGTGAGGCCGAGGTGAAGCCGAAGCGGACCCGCACGACCAAGAAGGCCGCCGCCGTGGCGGTGTCCGAGGCGGAGGTCGTGGGCTAA